The Hordeum vulgare subsp. vulgare chromosome 4H, MorexV3_pseudomolecules_assembly, whole genome shotgun sequence genomic interval GCCATGTCTACCACCAAAAAACAACACAAAGGACAAACTAAATTTAGTACATACTCTCTCTGTGCCAAAATAAATgtttcaactttatactagctctagtacaaagttatactaagcttaagacactcattttgggacggagggagtactcctaAATATAATACATTTTAAAGATTacattataaactacatacggatgtacttagacatattttagagtatagattcactcattttgctttataTGTAGTCTACTAGTGAAATCCTTAAAAGGTCTTGtattttgaaacagagggagtattagaCTAGCACAAAGAACTCCACAAACTGATGAAGAGAAGAGATAATACCTTTCGGTCGCCACCGTCGGGTCTAGCGGGGAACGCCGACGTTGGATGGAGAGGGAACATCGCCGTCGGGTGTAGCAGCAAGCGTCGTCGTCAGATGAAGAGGGAGCACCGCCGTCGGGTGTAGCAGGGAGCGCCGGCATCGCCGATGTGTGGCCCTGGAGGTAGCTGCGATGGGGATGCCTGGACCCTGGAGTCGCCGGCTCGCCACCGTCGCTCGTCGGATCGAGGGAGCTGCGTCGCCGCCGCAAGTCGAGATAAGGTAGGGTTTCGGGAGGTGGAGTGGTGGACTAGTGCGTTCGACGTGCAGGGCTGCGGGTGTGCGCGTGTGTGGTTTGGGTTAGGAGGGGAATTGTGGGCTAGCGAGAAGGCATGGTGGGCTCGGTCGCTGGTTGCAGCAAATGCTCGGGCCGGGCCGGGCTTCAGTTCGGGCTAATTTTAAAGCCCGAGCCCGACCCAAAATTTAGCTAGTGTCAGTTTTCTAAGCCCGAGTCCGGCCCAAACTACAAGCCTGGCCTGGGTTTTTCGGGCCGGTCTCGGGCCGGGGTGCCGAGATTTACTCTAAGGCCTTGTAAAATGCTAGATGCACTTGTGCGTTGGGAGATTTCGCTTACCATACCAGTAGCAGCGCATGTACTATTACCTGTCTGTCACTCCAGTCCCACCAAGGGCCAAGCAAGGCTCAAACAATAAATTCCTCAAACGAAAGGCTGACTAATCCATCGATCCACCGGCAGCGCGCGGGGAGGCGATTGATTGATGGAGCCAGGCCATCGCCGCCGGCGGAGGGCGCACACCGCCGACGAGGCAGCGGCGGTGCTGCGGAAGGCATGGTGCCGGCTGCGCCTGTCGGCGCGCGACCCGGCGCGGGTCCCGCCGTGGGACGCCGTCGTGCTCACGGCCGCCAGCCCCGAGCAGGCCGCTCTATATGACCGCCAGCTCGCGCGCGCGCGCCGCCTCGCCCGCTTCccgccctccaccgccgccctcgcCGTCCCGGACCCCGACGGCGCCCGCATCGGCTCCGGCGCCGCCACGCTccacgccgtcgcctccctcGTCCGCCACCTCCTCTCCCAGGTCAGGCCCTCCTACCTCGCTTCGCCTTCCCCTCGCCTGCTCGCGCCACATAACTGTACTGCAGTCAGTAGATTTCTGCTCCCTTGACCTGAATTTTGATATCTGGACTGAATTTAATTTGCAGGCCACCAAGGAAGAGATCGCCGAATTCCTCCCCGAAGCGACCGGCTCCTCCGCCGACGACGTCCCGCTGGCCTCCGTTGTACGCTTCATGGCCACCAAGCACGTGCTGCTGCTCCACGCCGGCGGCGACAGCAAGAGGGTTCCGTGGGCGAACCCCATGGGGAAGGCCTTCCTGCCGGTGCCTTACCTGGCCGGGGACAACCCCGACGGGCCAGTCCCGCTGCTCTTCGACCACATCCTCGCCGTCTCAGCCAGCGCAAGGCAAGCATTCAAGAACCAAGGTTGTCTTGTGACTTTGCAGGCAAAATTTGCAATTTCTGAGTAATAAATAGGTTCCATTTGATTGATATAGCCTGATCAGGTGGGATCTTCATAATGACCGGGGATGTCCTACCGTGCTTCGATGCCTCGAACCTACTCCTCCCCGATGACGCTGCGTGCATCGTCACCGCGCCCACCACACTCGATGTGGCCTCTAATCATGGAGTGGTGGTGGCGTCCAAGGATGGAACCGAGGGGGAGAATTATTCTCTCTGTTTGGTTGATGATCTCCTGCAGAAGCCGACAGTGAGCGAGCTTGTAGAGGGCCAGGCCATTCTAGATGATGGTAGAGCGCTACTTGACACGGGGATAATAGCAGTGAGGGGTAAAGCATGGCAGGAGCTTGTTGCCCTTGCATACTCATCTAGCCAGACCATGATTAAGGAGATCataactagtagaaaagaggcaaGCTACCGTTTCTGGCATTGATATGTGAGCTATAACATTTAACAAACATAGATGTTTTCCTTTCTGATGATATGTTACTAAATCACTTCTCTGTGCCCCCACATAACACCTTTGCATGCCACACAATTATGCAAACTAGGTTCAGGAAATTATTTCAGTGCGATTATCCTGCACAAAAAAAAACACTTGATGCGTTTGTGTACATTTTGTTATCCCTGAAAAATATGAAATTGCAATTTATTTTGACCTTGTATTATCCCTGAAAAACACAAAATTGCAATTTATGTCGACCTTGTCTGTTTTGCTCTTAACTTTGATGTGCCAGCAGCCAAACACGTTCTGTTATAGGAATTGAATATGCACTCTCAATCTGAATGATCACTTCTCTGTCAAAGAGAAACGCTAACAGACAAATAAGTTCACTCTGCGTCCCATATTGAAAGCAGACATTTCTTGCAACTGTTCTTAACTTACCATGTTTAATTTCGAATGATGTTCCATTTTAGCAATCATTATATGAAGACCCTAACAAATGATGTTCCATTTTAGCAATCATTATGCCTGCTCATACTTGTCAATCTCCTGCAGCTGAGTTTATATGAAGATCTTGTGGCTGGATGGGTACCAGCCAAGCATGAATGGTTGAGGAACCGTCCATTTGGCAAGGAACTAATTGCTGCTTTAGGAAGGCAAAAGATGTTCAGCTTCTGTTCATGTATGTTCCTGGTTATATATAGTTATGTTGCTTCTTTGCTTTGGGATATTGGACCAGTTGTGCAAATAGAATGCTAAGTTTGGACTGTTTTCCTTTTCAGATGACTTCTCATTTTTGCATTTCGGTACATCTGCTGAGGTTCTTGATCATTTGGCGGGTTCATATTCAGGACTTGTAGGTCGAAGGCACATGTGTTCGGTACCAGAGACCACTGCCTGTGATATTGCTGCGACAACAGTCATTTTGTGTAGCAGAATTTCTGCAGGGGTATCAATTGGAGAGGATTCATTGGTTTAtgattcatcactttcgggcagaGTAAGGATCGGCTCTCAGTCAATCGTTGTTGGGGTGAACATACATGAGTTACACCACGGGAATAGTCCTCAAATTATGAGTAGTAGCACCTGTTTCACGTTACCTGATCGGCATTGCCTGTGGGAAGTGCCACTGGTAAACTCCATGGGAAGAGTCATGGTCTACTGCGGTCTTCATGACAATCCAAAAGTTTCTATGAAGAGGGACGGAACATTCTGTGGGAAGCCATGGAAAAATGTTTTGGAAGATCTTAAAATCCAGGATACAGATATGTGGGACACATCCAACCTTGACAAGTGCTTATGGAATGCTAGGCTTTTTCCCATCATGTCTCCCCCTGAAATGCTGaatgtaggcatgtggctgatggGATCCGGACGTGACCCAGATGGAAAAGTTAGTTGCATGTGGAGAAAATCACGCAGAGTCAGCTTGGAAGAACTGCACCGCTCAATCGACTATCATCAGCTTTGCAGGGATTCAGCCAAGCATCAAGCAGATCTCACAGCTGCTGTAGCTAAAAGTTGCGTGACATATGGCCTACTCGGGCGTAACCTGTTTCAGCTGTGTGAGGAAATGTTAGGAAATGATAGTTCCAGTGTGGAAGTCTGTAAAGAATTGCTTACATTTTTTCCAAGTCAAGGGGATCAGTATCCTGGTGCTCTTCCTCAGAGCAGAGGATATCAGGTCAAATCGGATCTACTTAGAGCTTCTGGAGATCTTTCTACCGCTTCTATGGTTGAAGAAAAAGTATGGGCTTCTGTTGCAAGCGAAACTGCATCAGCAATAAAATATGGGTCTAAAGGTACGTAGTGTAGCAGACAATGAAAATCATTAAAACCTTAATAGTACTATTTTAGATGATTATGCATCTGTCCCATTCCATATAAATAATCTTACTAGAACACTGTATTCCTAACAAATTAAATATACAGCGTCCAGTAGTACGGAATATTCTTTAAGAAAGCAAACTGAAATCTTGATAAGCAAATGATGTTACTGTAATTTTCTTACTATAGACACCACTATGATCCTGATAAACAAATGCACCTTTTCTTATAGAACCATCAAGCAGTGCAACAACGTCAAGTAATGGAAACCTGCGTCCTAAGAAGGCTGTAGTAGAATTACCGGTCCGTGTGGACTTTGTTGGGGGTTGGAGTGACACACCTCCATGGAGCTTGGAGCGCCCAGGTTGTGTTCTGAACATGGCAATAAGCCTGGAAGGGCGCCTTCCAGTCGGGGCTACGATAGAGGCAACAGAAGACCACCATGGAGTTCTGGTCGAAGATGACGCCGCCAGAAAGGTCTACATTGAAGATCTGTCATCCATCTCATGTCCATTCAAAGAAGATGATCCGTTCCGTCTAGTCAAGTCTGctctcatcgtcaccggcatcctTGGCCATGAAATGCTGTCAACAGCAGGCCTGAAGATCAGGACCTGGGCAAAGGTTCCTCGTGGAAGCGGCCTTGGAACTTCGAGCATACTAGCGGCTGCTGTAGTCAAGTGTCTGTTCCAACTCATGGAAGATGATGGAGGAGATGATAACGTCGCCAGGGCTGTGCTGGTAGTAGAGCAGATAATGGGCACGGGCGGCGGGTGGCAGGACCAAATTGGTGGCCTGTATCCCGGGATCAAGTGCACCCAGAGCTTCCCAGGACAGCCGTTGCGCCTCCAGGTCGTTCCACTGCTGGCATCCCCTCAGTTGATCCAGGAACTGGAGCAGCGTCTCCTCGTCGTGTTCACCGGCCAAGTAAGCAAGCGTGCATCCTCTGTTTTTGCATGGACAGATCATGTGAAAATCACAGCCTGAAACCTGAATGAACCGTGCATTTCATCGAACGCGAATGAACGAATGGCAGGTGAGGCTGGCGCACAGGGTGCTGGAGAAGGTGGTGACGCGGTACCTGCGGCGTGACAGCCTGCTGATCTCCAGCATCAGGCGGCTGGCGGAGCTGGCCAGGGCCGGGAGGGAGGCCCTgatgaacggcgaggtggacgagctGGGCGGCATCATGCTGGAggcctgggggctgcaccaggagCTGGACCCCTTCTGCAGCAACAAGCTGGTGGACGAGCTGTTTGCGCTCGCCGACCCCTACTGCTGCGGCTACAAGCTCGTCGGTGCTGGAGGCGGAGGCTTCGCCCTCCTGCTTGCCAGGAGCCCTGGCCACGCGGTCGAGCTCCGGCGAGCGCTTCGAGACTCCATGGCCGGCCTCGATGTCACGGTGTACGACTGGAACGTCGCCGTGCCACTGCCAAGATGATGGACGAGGAAAGCACATACATTTGTGATGTAACTATACCCAACAAGAACTCGCCGGACACGCACTCATTCTTGTCATCGTTTGTGATGCAAGTATACGTGTATGGTCTGTAATTTTCATCCTGATTTGATACAAATCGGTGCAATCAGACCGTTCTTAGCTACAATGAAATCTGGAATTTTGTCAGAGATCGTCATGTTCTTCAATGTGGATTTTCGATCCACTTTGCATACTGATCAGTACAACCATGCAAAGTTTGGTTGTTGGATCTGTTGATCTGATGCCCAGAAAATTATAACCAGACACCCGATCTATAGACACCAGCCTGCATTTTTGGTCAGATATTTGGTGTAACACTTTCGTCCGATTTGAGTTCGGATATGACGAGTTTTGGAGATTATTGACGTGATGCGTAGGCACTAGGTCATGGCTTAATTGGTGCATCCCACGTATTTCCTCCTtttctaaatataaatatttAAAATCCACCGGTTGATATCTGTGTCTCGTAAACCAGCTCCTTTACTCGACTCGTGTCCCTGTGGGGCCTGCCCACCGCCCCACACTCCCAACCTTATCCTCTTTCTCTACGAGCCTTTCTCCACGTgttttcctcttcctctttccTGTTTGCCACGCCGGCAGCGACCGCTATTCCCTCAATGTTGCAAAATCAGTAAAGAGGTTTGACGTCGGCCACCACTCTGCCGCTGCTACAAAATCCTTTCTCCACGTgttttcctcttcctctttccTGTTTGCCACGCCGCCGGCGACCGCGATTCCCTCACTGTTGCAAAATCAGTAGAGAGGTTTGATGTCGGCACCACTCCGCCGCTGCTACAAAATCGAGAGAGAGGTTTGACGCTGGTCAATCGTAGCATCTATGGCGTTGCGATGAAGCTTCACGGAGCTTCACCGACGGCGCCCGGAGCatctcgtcgtcgtcgctgccgcaTGCGCATGGCGGTGTTTCAGTGGAGCGGTCGGCGACGGCTCCAGGTGCTGCGATGCAGCGCTGACGCGGCGACCCGAAGCTCGTTGTTGTAGCTATGCATCACCGGCGACCGCGATGGAACTTCACCGACAACGCCCAGAGTTGCGATGCATCGCCTGAAGTTGCAATGAAACTTCATCGGTGCTACAATGGAGCTTCACCGGTGAGCCCGAAGCTGCGCTACAACGGGTGGTGCTGCATTGGAGCTTCATCGACGGCTGCATTAGAGCTTCACCGACGCCCTTAAGGTGCGTTGCAGCCGGACAGTCACTGTAGTGCGGCATAGTCGGCACAGTGCCGCTGTGCTGCCGGCGAGGACGATCATTTCCAGCTCTGATATGATCCCACGGCTCTAGGGGGTGCATCGAACGGCTGGCGACCCGACTGATTTCGCCAAGAAATCAGTCGGATGATTCGTAGCAGCCgccaaatataagtcttttttgaACACAGTACAAACGCAAGCGCTTATACACGCGCATACACTCATTCCTATGAACGCACACACGCACATCCTACCCCTATGAGCACCTCCGAGAGACTGGACTGGCATATCCCACTGAATACACATCACcagaaatcctgaaataaatccagTAATGaatttttagagattacactatgaactacatacggatgtatttagacatattttagtgtatgaattcactcattttgttccatATGTAATACATAGTAGAATCTCCGGAAGGATTTATacttagaaacgaagggagtatatatgTAGGGGTCACATACTCATAAACCCTTAGATCATGAATGGACTCGAGGAGGCCTTCTATATAAAATATAAACACCTCTAACCCAAGCCGCAAGgaaggatcatcctcaatgcatcACAACTCCGTTGCAGCCACCGGGAGGCTCCCCCTTCTCATCTAGAGGGACGCCTCACCCTCCATGGCTTCATCTCCATTGTCACCACCACAAAGGTcacacaagaagaggagaaggaggcactACCGCCACCATCGGGCGCTGGCCCTAGGTCGTGCACACGACACCCATCTCCATCTCCATTCTCAAATTTGTAATTTGTATTGTAAGTTTGAACATGTTGATAACATCAATGAAGCATTCCTCTCCGTGTCTTTATTCGTTTATGTTGGAGTAGTTTACTCAGTTCTAGGTTAGGTACGATCTAGTACACAATATAGGGCCAGTTCTTTAACAAGATTCTTCCAAAATCGGACCCTTCCCCAGCTTCTAGAATCTTGAGGTAGGGAGTCATCAATTCGAGCTAGCCAACAAGAAGGGTAAGGTGTGGTTGACGAAGTAGTAGCATAGATTCCTCTAACGCGGACATCGACGAATGCGTAAGCATGTCCAACAGCAAACAGCAAACCTGCGGAAGAAAAAGTACGACCATCACAACTGTCACCCACATCGCCAGCCTCAGCAAGCCACAACTAGCTACATCAAGTCACCCCTCAACCCCCTCACCCTCCTCCCCAGCTCCAGCAAGCTGCAATGAAACAACCTAACACACAGTaaatcctcctcctctctcccctctGTACAATAACCCCGTCCAGGCGTCACGTAACACGTCTCTTTTGGTCGCCTTCCGCAGCCACCACAACTCCAATATGTTGTCTCTTTTTTTAGGCTAACGCCCTCGTTGAGTTGCCCAATGAGGGCGCACGCTCATCGACA includes:
- the LOC123449934 gene encoding bifunctional fucokinase/fucose pyrophosphorylase isoform X1 — protein: MEPGHRRRRRAHTADEAAAVLRKAWCRLRLSARDPARVPPWDAVVLTAASPEQAALYDRQLARARRLARFPPSTAALAVPDPDGARIGSGAATLHAVASLVRHLLSQATKEEIAEFLPEATGSSADDVPLASVVRFMATKHVLLLHAGGDSKRVPWANPMGKAFLPVPYLAGDNPDGPVPLLFDHILAVSASARQAFKNQGGIFIMTGDVLPCFDASNLLLPDDAACIVTAPTTLDVASNHGVVVASKDGTEGENYSLCLVDDLLQKPTVSELVEGQAILDDGRALLDTGIIAVRGKAWQELVALAYSSSQTMIKEIITSRKELSLYEDLVAGWVPAKHEWLRNRPFGKELIAALGRQKMFSFCSYDFSFLHFGTSAEVLDHLAGSYSGLVGRRHMCSVPETTACDIAATTVILCSRISAGVSIGEDSLVYDSSLSGRVRIGSQSIVVGVNIHELHHGNSPQIMSSSTCFTLPDRHCLWEVPLVNSMGRVMVYCGLHDNPKVSMKRDGTFCGKPWKNVLEDLKIQDTDMWDTSNLDKCLWNARLFPIMSPPEMLNVGMWLMGSGRDPDGKVSCMWRKSRRVSLEELHRSIDYHQLCRDSAKHQADLTAAVAKSCVTYGLLGRNLFQLCEEMLGNDSSSVEVCKELLTFFPSQGDQYPGALPQSRGYQVKSDLLRASGDLSTASMVEEKVWASVASETASAIKYGSKEPSSSATTSSNGNLRPKKAVVELPVRVDFVGGWSDTPPWSLERPGCVLNMAISLEGRLPVGATIEATEDHHGVLVEDDAARKVYIEDLSSISCPFKEDDPFRLVKSALIVTGILGHEMLSTAGLKIRTWAKVPRGSGLGTSSILAAAVVKCLFQLMEDDGGDDNVARAVLVVEQIMGTGGGWQDQIGGLYPGIKCTQSFPGQPLRLQVVPLLASPQLIQELEQRLLVVFTGQVRLAHRVLEKVVTRYLRRDSLLISSIRRLAELARAGREALMNGEVDELGGIMLEAWGLHQELDPFCSNKLVDELFALADPYCCGYKLVGAGGGGFALLLARSPGHAVELRRALRDSMAGLDVTVYDWNVAVPLPR
- the LOC123449934 gene encoding bifunctional fucokinase/fucose pyrophosphorylase isoform X2; the encoded protein is MTGDVLPCFDASNLLLPDDAACIVTAPTTLDVASNHGVVVASKDGTEGENYSLCLVDDLLQKPTVSELVEGQAILDDGRALLDTGIIAVRGKAWQELVALAYSSSQTMIKEIITSRKELSLYEDLVAGWVPAKHEWLRNRPFGKELIAALGRQKMFSFCSYDFSFLHFGTSAEVLDHLAGSYSGLVGRRHMCSVPETTACDIAATTVILCSRISAGVSIGEDSLVYDSSLSGRVRIGSQSIVVGVNIHELHHGNSPQIMSSSTCFTLPDRHCLWEVPLVNSMGRVMVYCGLHDNPKVSMKRDGTFCGKPWKNVLEDLKIQDTDMWDTSNLDKCLWNARLFPIMSPPEMLNVGMWLMGSGRDPDGKVSCMWRKSRRVSLEELHRSIDYHQLCRDSAKHQADLTAAVAKSCVTYGLLGRNLFQLCEEMLGNDSSSVEVCKELLTFFPSQGDQYPGALPQSRGYQVKSDLLRASGDLSTASMVEEKVWASVASETASAIKYGSKEPSSSATTSSNGNLRPKKAVVELPVRVDFVGGWSDTPPWSLERPGCVLNMAISLEGRLPVGATIEATEDHHGVLVEDDAARKVYIEDLSSISCPFKEDDPFRLVKSALIVTGILGHEMLSTAGLKIRTWAKVPRGSGLGTSSILAAAVVKCLFQLMEDDGGDDNVARAVLVVEQIMGTGGGWQDQIGGLYPGIKCTQSFPGQPLRLQVVPLLASPQLIQELEQRLLVVFTGQVRLAHRVLEKVVTRYLRRDSLLISSIRRLAELARAGREALMNGEVDELGGIMLEAWGLHQELDPFCSNKLVDELFALADPYCCGYKLVGAGGGGFALLLARSPGHAVELRRALRDSMAGLDVTVYDWNVAVPLPR